The following coding sequences lie in one Alloacidobacterium dinghuense genomic window:
- a CDS encoding dienelactone hydrolase family protein, giving the protein MSEWLQLTASDGHFLDAYIAKPEKEPIAGLVVVQEIFGVNAHIRSVADSYARDGFLAIAPAIFDRIEKHVELGYEGADMQKAMSFIPKLNIESALLDVAAALDYAHKETGKKAGVIGYCFGGTVAWLSATRLKTDATVGYYGGGIGSFAEEAPKVPVMLHFGKLDTHIPKEEVDRVHTSNPEVQIFWYDAGHGFNCNPRSSYEPNSARIARERSFAFLTENLRG; this is encoded by the coding sequence ATGAGTGAGTGGTTGCAATTGACAGCAAGCGACGGACATTTCCTGGATGCATACATCGCGAAACCGGAAAAGGAACCTATCGCTGGTCTGGTTGTCGTGCAGGAGATTTTCGGAGTGAACGCCCATATTCGTTCCGTCGCGGACAGCTATGCTCGCGACGGATTCCTGGCGATAGCCCCCGCCATTTTTGATCGCATCGAGAAGCATGTTGAATTGGGCTACGAAGGCGCCGACATGCAGAAGGCAATGTCCTTCATTCCGAAGCTGAACATCGAGAGTGCGCTCCTCGACGTTGCAGCAGCGCTCGACTACGCGCACAAGGAGACAGGTAAGAAAGCGGGCGTAATCGGCTATTGTTTTGGTGGAACCGTAGCATGGCTCAGCGCCACGCGACTAAAGACGGATGCGACAGTGGGATATTATGGTGGCGGCATTGGAAGCTTTGCAGAAGAAGCGCCGAAGGTTCCGGTGATGCTTCATTTCGGGAAGCTCGACACCCACATTCCCAAAGAAGAAGTGGATCGCGTCCACACCTCTAATCCTGAGGTGCAGATCTTCTGGTATGACGCAGGCCACGGCTTCAATTGCAATCCGCGGTCAAGCTATGAGCCGAATTCAGCCCGGATTGCGCGCGA
- a CDS encoding VWA domain-containing protein, whose translation MTSHSLIRAALFAGFLCGGAQISVAQEPFPGEPVTAPKPQQAAPNSTQGPTAKPLPEQQLPPTIRVNTSVVLVPTLVEKPTGEVLYGLAAKDFTLEDNGVKQDIHVDDDLDAQPVSLVVCIQRGRSSGLEFGKLAKLGPLLDLFTAGGRGEAALVVFDSKPVYLDAFSRDTNNITEDLQQLRPGDGGAAIFDAVGYSVDLLEHRQPDHRRVLLLISESRDHGSKRFNAQDLVERIGTSNTLVLSLTFSPTKAGLMDWGSGNAAGGSSINVLAPLMMAIAAVHKNAAREIATMSGGEYASFTKEKGFQDRVDELASHSRNRYILSFHPSDLTPGLHTIQVKLNNDYNARVVARASYWAVSDATKTTGSAQ comes from the coding sequence GTGACCTCTCATTCCCTTATCCGCGCAGCGCTGTTCGCCGGGTTTTTATGCGGTGGTGCGCAGATTTCCGTAGCCCAGGAACCGTTTCCGGGAGAACCCGTGACCGCTCCGAAGCCACAACAAGCCGCGCCAAACTCAACGCAGGGGCCAACGGCGAAGCCCCTGCCGGAGCAACAGTTGCCGCCCACAATCCGTGTCAATACCAGCGTGGTATTGGTGCCGACACTGGTCGAAAAGCCGACCGGCGAGGTGTTGTACGGTTTAGCAGCGAAGGATTTCACCCTCGAAGACAACGGCGTGAAGCAGGACATCCACGTAGACGACGATCTAGACGCGCAACCTGTGTCCCTGGTCGTTTGCATCCAGCGCGGGCGCTCCAGCGGTCTTGAGTTCGGCAAGCTCGCCAAGCTTGGCCCATTGCTCGATCTCTTCACCGCTGGCGGACGCGGAGAGGCCGCACTCGTCGTTTTCGATTCCAAGCCCGTTTACCTCGATGCCTTTTCGCGCGACACCAACAACATCACAGAAGACCTGCAACAACTGCGGCCCGGCGATGGCGGCGCAGCAATTTTCGATGCTGTCGGATACTCCGTCGACTTGCTTGAGCATCGTCAACCCGACCATCGCCGCGTGCTGTTGCTCATCAGCGAGTCGCGTGACCATGGCAGCAAGAGATTCAACGCACAGGATCTGGTCGAACGCATTGGCACCAGCAATACTCTTGTGCTGAGCCTGACGTTCTCGCCCACTAAGGCAGGACTCATGGATTGGGGAAGCGGAAATGCAGCAGGAGGATCATCGATCAATGTCCTCGCACCCCTCATGATGGCCATTGCCGCCGTGCACAAGAACGCAGCGCGTGAAATCGCCACCATGAGCGGTGGCGAGTACGCCTCCTTCACTAAGGAAAAGGGTTTTCAGGATCGCGTCGATGAACTGGCGAGCCACTCCAGAAACCGCTACATTCTCAGCTTTCATCCATCCGATCTGACGCCGGGCCTGCACACCATCCAGGTGAAACTCAACAACGACTACAACGCACGCGTGGTGGCACGGGCCAGTTACTGGGCTGTGAGCGATGCGACGAAGACCACAGGTTCAGCGCAATAG
- a CDS encoding endo-1,4-beta-xylanase: MHLRSTRRQFLRQSANVAAASLLPWDQILAEDVAGPQSLRAHAQARGLLAGCAVVPEKLAGEPAYANTVAEQANLLVAENAMKWKALRPAPDKYNFAPADAILAFANEHNQRVRGHNLCWHEALPDWFQATATHENARELLIDHIEHVAGHFAGKLHSWDVVNEAIDVKDGRPDGLRKSPWLDLIGPDYIEIAFRTARRADSTALLTYNDYGIELDTPEQEQKRSQVLALVKQLRLRGVPIHAVGVQSHLTAGEGTPGAGLREFVRAVGELGMQVFITELDVSDHKLTGSVKERDTAVAKLYGDYLNLVLAEPNVTAVLTWGITDTYSWLNHHHARSDGQPQRCLPFDADYQPTPVFFAMRKAFDARRQASPGLGS, encoded by the coding sequence ATGCATCTCAGATCGACACGCCGCCAATTTCTGCGACAAAGTGCAAATGTAGCCGCAGCCAGTCTCCTGCCGTGGGATCAAATCCTGGCCGAAGATGTCGCCGGGCCGCAGTCGCTGCGCGCGCATGCGCAAGCGCGAGGACTGCTCGCCGGTTGCGCCGTGGTCCCGGAAAAGCTCGCCGGCGAGCCGGCCTATGCAAACACCGTCGCCGAGCAGGCGAATCTGCTCGTTGCCGAAAACGCGATGAAGTGGAAAGCGCTGCGTCCCGCTCCGGACAAATATAATTTTGCTCCGGCAGATGCGATCCTCGCCTTTGCCAATGAGCACAACCAGCGTGTTCGCGGACACAATCTTTGCTGGCATGAAGCGTTGCCGGACTGGTTTCAAGCAACGGCCACGCACGAAAACGCACGCGAGCTGCTGATCGACCACATTGAGCATGTAGCCGGACACTTCGCCGGAAAACTGCACTCGTGGGATGTGGTCAACGAAGCGATTGACGTTAAGGACGGCAGGCCAGACGGACTGCGCAAATCTCCGTGGCTTGATCTGATCGGTCCCGACTACATTGAAATCGCATTTCGCACGGCCCGCAGAGCAGATTCCACCGCTCTGCTGACCTACAACGATTACGGCATCGAACTCGATACGCCAGAGCAGGAACAAAAGCGCAGCCAAGTGCTGGCGCTGGTCAAACAACTTCGGCTCAGAGGCGTACCGATCCATGCAGTCGGTGTGCAGAGCCATCTAACAGCAGGAGAGGGCACACCCGGCGCTGGGCTGCGTGAGTTTGTCCGCGCTGTTGGCGAACTGGGTATGCAGGTTTTCATCACAGAACTAGACGTCTCAGACCATAAGCTTACAGGCTCGGTAAAAGAGCGCGACACTGCTGTAGCCAAACTCTACGGCGACTATCTCAACCTGGTGCTTGCCGAGCCAAATGTAACGGCGGTTCTCACCTGGGGCATTACTGACACGTACTCCTGGCTCAATCATCATCACGCGCGCAGCGATGGTCAGCCGCAGCGCTGTCTGCCTTTTGACGCCGACTACCAGCCGACTCCCGTCTTTTTTGCCATGCGCAAGGCCTTCGATGCACGGCGCCAGGCAAGCCCCGGACTTGGCAGTTGA
- a CDS encoding PadR family transcriptional regulator produces the protein MPRVNQSQFALLGLLSLGPKSGYDLKQLISWSVNHFWREGYGQIYPTLQQLAKQRLVTKKTQRQKGKPDRNVYSLTPAGRERLKQWLAEPASPEVPRNELLLKLFFGQWAPGATSRKQIEDHRQLWKQEIADYAGIRKRLFAESDERNPGLPFWEMTLSYGEHIAKAQLAWSEEALKRLKDTD, from the coding sequence ATGCCGCGTGTAAACCAGAGCCAGTTCGCCTTGCTCGGACTACTCAGCCTCGGGCCCAAGTCCGGCTACGATCTCAAGCAACTGATTTCGTGGTCGGTGAACCATTTCTGGCGCGAAGGCTATGGGCAGATCTATCCTACGCTGCAGCAGTTGGCAAAGCAGCGCCTCGTCACCAAAAAGACGCAGCGGCAAAAGGGTAAACCAGACCGTAACGTCTACTCGCTCACGCCCGCCGGACGCGAACGCCTGAAACAATGGCTTGCCGAGCCTGCCAGCCCAGAGGTTCCGCGCAACGAGCTTTTGCTCAAGCTGTTTTTCGGCCAATGGGCTCCGGGCGCGACGAGCCGCAAACAGATCGAAGACCATCGCCAGCTATGGAAGCAGGAGATCGCCGACTACGCAGGCATTCGCAAGCGCCTCTTTGCCGAGAGCGACGAAAGAAATCCAGGGCTGCCGTTCTGGGAGATGACGTTGAGCTACGGCGAGCACATCGCCAAAGCTCAACTTGCGTGGAGCGAAGAAGCCTTGAAAAGGCTAAAAGACACGGACTAG
- a CDS encoding DoxX family protein has translation MIPFFVLAGTLIICRLIGWAGAEFFATWQHCLRVAVAAMFLLTASAHWGKRRADLVRMVPPAFPRPEMLVTLTGFAEIAGAVGMLWTPVTKAASLGLAVLLIAMFPANVYAARHELTIAGRGVPGLFMRTVLQIAFLAGVIPAGWC, from the coding sequence ATGATCCCATTCTTCGTACTCGCCGGAACCCTCATCATCTGCCGCCTCATCGGATGGGCAGGCGCTGAGTTCTTTGCGACATGGCAGCATTGCCTACGTGTAGCCGTGGCCGCGATGTTTCTGCTGACGGCATCCGCGCACTGGGGCAAGCGCCGCGCCGATCTCGTTCGCATGGTGCCTCCGGCATTCCCGCGTCCAGAAATGCTGGTCACGCTCACCGGCTTTGCCGAAATCGCCGGAGCCGTCGGAATGCTATGGACGCCGGTGACGAAAGCCGCCTCGCTGGGGCTGGCTGTTCTTCTGATCGCGATGTTTCCAGCGAATGTCTATGCCGCCCGGCACGAGCTGACGATCGCAGGCCGCGGAGTGCCGGGGCTCTTTATGCGGACCGTGCTTCAGATAGCCTTTCTCGCAGGGGTTATTCCGGCGGGGTGGTGCTGA
- a CDS encoding pilus assembly protein TadG-related protein — MRIQHDESGHVLVLASLSMTVLLGFTGLAADVGMLFHAKRNLQIAADAAASAGAVDYLYNGSTTSAQTAGKAAASLNGVTDGSGGAIVTLNVPASSGPNSGSAGFVEAIVSTPNPTFFMKLFNQGSVTVSARAVAGAPTAGGPCIWLMSKTGTGLKLKGAYDIEATDCGIYVNSTSSGAISVTGNGGIMNSEFVDVVGNATGNHTTAPTAPTLNAAPRSEPLHPPDPNPLTGSGCASVDSSSTTLTGSIAGPGLGSAICYTKAITLNGATLGPGTYAFGNGVTINGTVTANGATIDIADGTYNQPSNTTINYTASTTVSNPYNGISLMVPSTNSSYPCNSSNPTQLQLVFGSSSSLDGIIYAPCAQVFLQDNGGNITAIGIVADSMYDNASLITIPNYSVVHPDTSPFRVVTLVE, encoded by the coding sequence ATGAGAATTCAACACGATGAAAGCGGACACGTACTAGTACTCGCATCTTTGAGCATGACTGTCCTTTTGGGCTTTACTGGCCTGGCAGCCGATGTGGGTATGCTCTTCCATGCCAAACGCAACTTGCAGATCGCCGCAGATGCGGCTGCCAGTGCCGGTGCGGTCGATTATCTGTACAACGGATCGACAACGTCGGCACAAACTGCAGGCAAGGCCGCCGCCAGCCTCAACGGTGTAACGGACGGCAGCGGTGGAGCAATCGTCACCCTGAATGTTCCCGCGTCCAGTGGCCCTAACTCTGGCTCGGCAGGCTTTGTGGAGGCGATCGTCAGTACACCAAACCCAACATTCTTCATGAAGCTGTTCAATCAGGGCTCTGTCACCGTGTCGGCCCGGGCTGTAGCTGGCGCACCTACTGCAGGAGGACCTTGCATCTGGCTCATGTCAAAAACCGGCACCGGGCTCAAGCTCAAGGGCGCCTATGACATCGAGGCTACCGACTGCGGCATCTACGTGAATTCGACTTCCTCCGGCGCTATTAGTGTTACTGGCAACGGCGGCATCATGAATTCAGAATTTGTGGATGTGGTAGGGAATGCCACTGGAAATCACACCACAGCGCCCACAGCCCCCACCCTGAATGCCGCACCTAGAAGCGAGCCATTGCATCCTCCCGACCCAAACCCGTTGACGGGCTCCGGCTGCGCCTCCGTCGATAGCAGCTCCACGACCCTTACCGGCAGCATAGCTGGTCCTGGTCTTGGTAGCGCGATTTGTTACACCAAGGCGATTACGCTGAATGGGGCGACCTTGGGTCCGGGAACCTACGCTTTCGGCAATGGCGTCACCATCAACGGGACAGTAACCGCCAACGGCGCGACAATCGATATTGCTGACGGCACCTACAACCAGCCCAGCAACACCACGATCAACTACACTGCATCCACGACAGTAAGCAACCCGTACAACGGCATCTCTCTCATGGTGCCCTCGACCAACAGCTCCTATCCCTGCAATTCAAGTAATCCTACGCAGTTGCAGCTGGTCTTCGGCAGCAGTTCTTCGCTCGACGGCATTATCTATGCTCCGTGCGCGCAGGTATTTTTGCAGGACAACGGCGGGAACATAACAGCCATAGGTATCGTCGCAGACTCGATGTACGATAACGCCTCGCTCATCACCATTCCCAATTACAGCGTCGTCCATCCCGACACATCGCCTTTCAGGGTGGTCACCCTGGTGGAGTAA
- a CDS encoding TadE/TadG family type IV pilus assembly protein: MINAKLDHRRWIRRMGCDCGQSILELALVAPLLIVILVGAAEFGRLAFAAVEVANAASAGARYGAQNGSTASDTTGISNAAANDAGNLTGLSTTSSISCICSDGTAASCTDNSACSTSNIEENVTVNTQVSFDPLIHLPGFPTTFTLKGQAIQKCLQ; the protein is encoded by the coding sequence ATGATCAACGCAAAGCTCGATCACCGCAGATGGATTCGGAGGATGGGTTGCGATTGCGGCCAATCGATCCTTGAATTGGCACTGGTTGCGCCTCTTCTGATCGTTATTCTCGTGGGTGCTGCTGAGTTCGGCCGACTCGCCTTTGCCGCCGTTGAAGTCGCGAACGCAGCCAGCGCTGGGGCCAGATATGGCGCACAGAACGGCAGCACGGCTTCCGACACAACCGGAATCTCGAATGCAGCCGCAAACGACGCAGGCAATCTCACCGGCCTCAGCACCACCTCCTCCATCTCCTGCATCTGCTCCGATGGCACAGCCGCCTCATGTACGGATAATTCCGCCTGCTCAACTTCTAATATTGAGGAAAACGTCACCGTTAACACGCAGGTGTCGTTCGATCCGCTGATTCATCTTCCCGGATTTCCAACAACATTCACGTTAAAAGGACAGGCGATACAAAAGTGCCTACAGTAA
- a CDS encoding TadE/TadG family type IV pilus assembly protein: MPTVKGLVASIERTAKRLVGGEFVHRICIQEGAALVEMAIASAVLLALLFGIIQIAFALYTYDFASEGAREGTRYAIVRGSSSCTNTPNLTNCNATAAQIQNYVKGLGYPGINSSNLTVTTTWYTASAEPTSWSICSSGTCNAPGNAVQVAVTYAMPLWIPFWKRQTVNISSNSQMIIAQ; the protein is encoded by the coding sequence GTGCCTACAGTAAAAGGGCTGGTTGCCTCAATCGAAAGAACTGCCAAACGGCTCGTCGGAGGAGAATTCGTTCACAGGATCTGCATCCAGGAAGGCGCGGCGTTGGTCGAGATGGCCATTGCATCCGCGGTCCTCTTGGCTCTGTTGTTCGGCATCATCCAGATCGCCTTCGCGCTTTACACTTACGACTTCGCTTCCGAAGGAGCGCGGGAAGGTACCCGCTATGCCATCGTTCGTGGTTCAAGCTCCTGCACGAACACGCCCAATCTAACAAACTGCAACGCGACTGCCGCGCAGATTCAGAACTATGTTAAGGGCCTTGGCTATCCCGGTATCAACTCCAGCAACCTTACTGTAACCACCACGTGGTACACCGCTAGCGCAGAGCCAACCAGTTGGTCAATCTGCTCCAGCGGCACATGCAATGCACCAGGAAATGCGGTGCAAGTGGCAGTTACCTATGCCATGCCCCTCTGGATTCCCTTCTGGAAAAGACAGACAGTCAATATCAGCAGTAACTCTCAAATGATCATTGCCCAGTAG
- a CDS encoding single-stranded DNA-binding protein: MGKSVNKVILLGNVGKDPEIRATAGGTMVANFSLATTDRVKDQGGNWSDRTEWHNLVAFQRTAEIIRDYVKKGSKLYVEGKIQTRSWDDKQTGEKKYRTEIIINDLSLLSGRGEEGGGGGYTRAASTSSFDQRSSAPTEDYGQSAEITDDDIPF, translated from the coding sequence ATGGGAAAGAGCGTCAATAAAGTCATTCTTCTCGGCAATGTGGGTAAAGACCCCGAGATTCGCGCCACGGCGGGCGGCACCATGGTCGCAAACTTTTCGCTGGCAACCACCGATCGTGTTAAGGATCAGGGCGGGAACTGGAGCGACCGCACCGAGTGGCATAACCTCGTTGCCTTTCAGCGCACGGCAGAGATCATCCGCGACTACGTGAAGAAAGGCTCGAAGCTCTATGTTGAGGGCAAGATCCAGACGCGGTCGTGGGACGACAAGCAAACGGGCGAGAAGAAATACCGCACCGAGATCATCATCAATGATCTTTCACTGTTAAGCGGACGTGGCGAAGAAGGCGGCGGTGGCGGCTATACACGCGCAGCCAGCACTTCGTCCTTTGATCAGCGGTCGTCGGCTCCCACGGAGGACTACGGGCAATCGGCTGAGATCACGGACGACGATATTCCTTTCTAG
- a CDS encoding carboxymuconolactone decarboxylase family protein, producing the protein MFDMKDLTRLKKLDENAPETMKAFWAFDKEAFKEGAIDVLHKQLMAVAVALTTQCPYCIELHVRAARQAGASDAMLTESAIVAAAMRAGASITHATHLFKD; encoded by the coding sequence ATGTTTGATATGAAGGATCTGACTCGGCTGAAGAAGCTGGATGAGAATGCACCTGAAACGATGAAGGCCTTTTGGGCTTTTGATAAAGAGGCGTTCAAAGAGGGTGCCATCGATGTCCTACACAAGCAGTTGATGGCGGTGGCCGTTGCGCTGACTACGCAATGTCCATACTGTATTGAGTTGCATGTAAGAGCAGCCCGTCAAGCCGGTGCAAGTGATGCGATGCTGACGGAATCTGCGATAGTCGCGGCGGCGATGCGCGCAGGTGCGTCAATCACTCACGCGACGCACTTGTTTAAGGACTAG
- a CDS encoding RNA polymerase sigma factor, whose protein sequence is MVHGGAQRNLCRSLSLRVSARCLRGLFGIALFRRSTLASGAHWNLTCTALGIQITRMTIARVDINHRSKASSPDRDHIEEFTRVISRLLPAFHRIALRRLGNIADAEDAVQDALLSAYRHLDQFKGEAKFSTWLTSIVINSAGSKLRRHLRHVHIPLDGEDQTSNYHSSSQSLSDHRPNPEEVCRRLEIVDRVLRLSKSLSPKLRRAFELHYVHGLSTEETAEALGVSNSAAKTQLSRARGRLKRLVLEHTNGKSVQMRESTGERCHTRRCLR, encoded by the coding sequence ATGGTTCATGGCGGGGCACAACGCAACCTCTGCAGATCACTCTCCCTTCGTGTTTCTGCGCGGTGTCTTCGTGGTTTGTTTGGCATAGCTCTGTTTAGACGATCTACACTGGCAAGCGGCGCACATTGGAATCTGACTTGCACTGCGTTAGGCATTCAAATCACTCGAATGACAATCGCAAGAGTAGATATCAATCATCGGTCCAAAGCGTCCAGCCCTGATCGAGATCACATCGAAGAATTCACTCGCGTTATCTCGCGCCTCCTTCCGGCCTTCCATCGCATAGCACTTCGCCGTCTCGGAAACATCGCTGACGCCGAAGACGCTGTTCAGGACGCCCTATTGTCCGCTTATAGGCATTTAGACCAATTCAAGGGAGAAGCAAAGTTCTCAACGTGGCTAACCTCAATCGTCATTAATTCCGCCGGTTCTAAACTGCGTCGGCACCTTCGGCATGTGCACATTCCGCTGGACGGAGAAGATCAAACGTCGAACTATCACTCTTCATCACAGTCGTTATCGGATCACCGGCCAAATCCGGAAGAGGTCTGCCGAAGGTTGGAAATTGTGGACCGTGTGCTGCGACTTTCAAAGAGTCTTTCACCGAAGTTGCGAAGGGCCTTTGAACTGCATTATGTACATGGATTAAGTACTGAGGAGACAGCAGAGGCTTTGGGAGTGTCGAACAGCGCTGCAAAAACTCAGCTATCAAGGGCTCGCGGAAGGCTCAAGCGTCTGGTGTTGGAACATACAAACGGAAAATCTGTGCAGATGCGCGAGAGCACTGGCGAACGATGTCATACAAGACGATGTCTTAGATGA